The following proteins are encoded in a genomic region of Papaver somniferum cultivar HN1 unplaced genomic scaffold, ASM357369v1 unplaced-scaffold_10, whole genome shotgun sequence:
- the LOC113326472 gene encoding uncharacterized protein LOC113326472: MVGITAKKSMVVATTERRCKNHEAKKFVVKMDSPCLFTNLRSRLQNLRDCVWQRINSQGTVRLLTRSSAQHATSRLHETTSPRCGCETSTTETTNIHQMLLQSGNRKLDAEQ; the protein is encoded by the exons ATGGTTGGCATTACAGCCAAGAAAA gTATGGTTGTCGCAACAACGGAGCGAAGATGcaagaatcatgaagccaagaaGTTTGTGGTTAAGATGGACAGTCCTTGCCTATTTACAAATCTCAGATCAAG ACTACAAAATCTCAGGGATTGCGTATGGCAACGCATTAATTCTCAAG GTACCGTTAGATTGTTGACAAGGAGCAGCGCTCAACATGCAACAAGCAGACTCCATGAAACTACGTCACCCAG GTGTGGTTGTGAGACCAGCACAACTGAAACCACCAACATACACCAAATGCTCCTTCAATCCGGTAACAGAAAGTTGGATGCAGAACAATGA